CAATATGTCGCGTAGATTCGCCTTGGTTGTAAAGTCTGTGTTCGGAAAACTCAACAGAAAAGCCATGAAACGGACTTTTGTGTAATCCTACAATAAAACCCTCAACTACATGCTTTGCAAGTAGTTCTAAGCTGGGAAATTGCGGTAATTCTTTTTGTTGTAATTCTTTCATTCCGAATACAAAATAATCAGCACTATACGACCATAAAATCAGTAGCCAATATAAAATTGACACAACTGATATCGAAGTTGTGTAAAATGCAATAATTTAATGTGCCGGCAATTATAATAATGCTTCTAATTTTTTCACTAAAGCACTTTTGGGTACTGCTCCAACTTGTTTGTCAACTACTTCACCGTTTTTAATAAAAAGAACGGTTGGGATATTACGTACCGAAAAACGTGTAGCAATTCCGGGGTTGTTATCAACATCTAACTTTCCTATTACGGCTTTGCCTTCGTATTCTTTTGCCATCTCTTCGATAATAGGAGCTATCATACGGCAAGGTCCGCACCATACTGCCCAAAAGTCAACAATAACCGGTTTATCGGTGTTAATAGCTAATTCTTCAAAATTGGAATCGGTAAATTCTAATGCCATGGTTATAAAATTTATGTTTTAATATTAATTATCTACAGACTTCAAAAATAAATAATTTGTAAGAATAATGTTAAGCTAAAACGGTTTTTTAAAAATTTTATCAATTAACTGTGTAAACTAACTCTGATAGAAGGTATTTCAGACAAAAGCTCCAACACATTTAAGGCATTTACTTTGTACCCCGATTTGAATTTGGTAAACATTCCGTCGGTAGATTTACTTTCGGGATCGTAAACTTGTGCATAAAACAAGGTGCTGCCTTTGTTTTTCTTAATTATATTGGCAAACTTTCTGTAAGTTTCTTGGTCAAAATCTAATATATTGATATAAACTGTCAAGCTTTTTGCCGACTCAATCATGTCGGGAAACATCTTAACATCATCAACAGTAATTCCCACTTCACCTGTTTCGCTTTTATATTTTTTGTACGTCTGACAGTTAAAAAACAAAATAGCACCTTCTTCTAATAAGTTCTTATGTTTTACGTATTCAGCTCTTCCTATATAAAGTTCAACACTATCGTTATAATCTTCTATAACTATTTTGGCATAGCCTTCGTTTCTTTTATTTTCGGTGTGATAAGCTTCCTTAATAATGCCGGCTAATTTTATGTTATTAAGAATAACGCCTTGTCCTACAACGTCATTCAGCTTGCTTACGGTTGCATTGCAAAAGGAGTTTATAGCTGTGCTAAATTTGTCTAGCGGATGTCCGGAAATGTATATTCCTATAACGTCTTTTTCAATGCTTAATGTCTTTTTATCCGACCATGGCTCGCATTCGGGTGCCTGCGGATAAGTTAATTTATCTTCTTCATTATCATCGCCAAATAAAGATAATTGTTGAGAATTTAATTCTTTTTGATAGCTTTCGCCAAATTTAACGATGGTTTCGGCAAATGTTCTTCCGCTAATTGGGTCGGGGTGGCATATTTGCCAACGCTTTATATCTCCGAAAGAATCAAAGGCTCCGGCTTTAGCTAACAATTCGACATAGCCTTTGGTCAGAACCTTGTAGTCAACCCTTTTGGCAAGGTCGTAAATGTCGATGTAGTTTCCGTTTTGCATTCTTTCTTCGACAATGGCGCATGATATGTTTTCGCCAAACCCGCTAATAGCTGATAGTCCATATCTGATATTACCCTTTTTCGTAGCGGTAAAATCAACACCCGACTCGTTTATATCGGGACCTAAAACATTAATGCCCATACGTTTACATTCGTCTAAGTTTCGTTGGTGTTTGTCGCTATTATCTTTGTACGAAGTAAGCAATGCTGCCATAAACTCGCGCGGATAATACGTTTTAAGGTATGCCGTTTGATAAGCCAAATAGGTGTACGAAGTGCTGTGCGACTTGTTGAATGCGTATTTTGCAAAGTTTACCCAATCGTTCCATATTTTTTCCAAAATTTCGGGGTCGTGTCCGTTGTTAGTGGCATTTTGCATAAACTCGGTTTTAAAACCTGCCAGTAGAGCCATATCTTTCTTACCCATAGCTTTCCTAAGCGAATCGGCTTTACCTCGAGTAAAATTGGCTATAATCTGCGATAGTTGCATAACCTGCTCTTGATAAACCGTAATTCCGTAAGTTTCTTTCAAAACTTTTTCTTCAATGGGCAAGTCGTAAGTAACGGGTTTTATGCCATGTTTTCTTAAAGCGTACTCGTCGATGTATTCCATAGGACCGGGGCGATTGAGAGCGTTTATAGCAATCAGGTCTTCCAACTGTGTAGGACGAATTTTACGTAACGCACTTTTCATTGTGTCGCTTTCAAACTGAAACGTACCTGTAGTTTCGCCCTTTTGGTATAGTTCATAAACTTTGGGGTCGTCGAATGGTATTTTATTTATATCGATATCAATATTGTAGTTTTCTTTTACCATCCGTAGCGTTTCTTTAATAACAGTCAGGTTTTTTATGGCTAAGAAATCCATTTTAATAACGCCTGCCTTTTCGTTAAGCTCTCCTTCAAATTGCGTTATCCACATATCCGATTTTTTCGATTTGCATATTGGTAGCAACTCGGTAAGATCGGAAGGAGCGATTAGTACACCTGCAGCGTGAATACCCGTGCTTTTAATGTTGCCTTCAACTTTAACAGCTTCGTTGATGACCTTTTTCTTTAAAAGCATATTTTTATCACTTCCTTTGTACTCGGCTATTTCTCGCAATTTCAAAATACTGTCTTTTTCGCTGCTTTTTAGTCCATGTTTTTTCTCTATGGAGTTATCTCCATCTTTAAGAGTAAGCGGTTTATTAACTAAGTCGAATAGTGGCTCCTTAATTCTGTCGGGGACTAATTTTGCCAAGTAGTTGCTTGTTGGTAAATCAAGCTCAAGCACGCGAGCAACATCTTTAATGCTGTTTTTTGAAGCCATAGACCCAAAAGTAATTATTTGAGCCACATGGTTTTGTCCGTATTTTTTTACCACATAATCAATAACCTTATCTCTTCCTTTGTCGTCGAAATCGACGTCAATATCGGGCATACTAATCCTTTCGGGATTTAAGAAACGCTCAAATAGCAAATTATATTTCAGCGGGTCAATGAGAGTTATGCCTAAACAGTAAGCCACAACACTTCCGGGAGCCGAACCTCTACCGCAACCTACCATGACGTCCATTTCGTTGGCTGCTTTTATAAAGTCGCGCACAATTAAAAAATAACCGGCAAATCCCATATCGTGTATGATTTTGAGTTCGTAATCAATGCGTTGCTTTATCTCGTCGGTTATTTCGCCATAAAGTACTTTGGCTCCTTGGTAAGTCAGATTTTTAAGATATTCCCACTGATTACGCAAAGTTGCGGTAATAATCTTTTCGTCCTTAGACCCTTCTAATTTAACTTTAATGCTGTCGTTGTGTATGTTAAACTGTTCGGGTACGTAAAAGTTGGGAAGCAGAATATCTTTTTTTAGATTCAAAACCTCAACTTTATCAACTATTTCGTTGGTATTGTCGATAGCTTGTGGCAAATCGGCAAAAACCGTCTCCATTTCGCTTGTAGTTTTAAAGTAAAACTCGTCGTTATAAAAAGCGAACCTGCCTTCGGTTTTTATTTCATCGTCATCATCGTCGTAATCTCTCTTCTTGGGTGTAGATACGTTGCTATTGGTGTTAAGACAAAGCAAAATATCGTGAGTTTCGGCGTAATCTTTTTCAACATAATGGCTGTCGTTGCTGGCAATAATTTTAACATTGTATTTTTCGGCAAATCTGATAAGAACTTCATTTACAACATCTTGTTGTGGTATTTTGTGTCGTTGAAGTTCAACGTAATAATCTTCGCCAAAAACGCTAAGCCACCATTTAAAAACTTCTTCAGCTTTTTCAGGTCCTTTTTCTATAATTGTTTTTGGAACTTCGCCTGCCAAACAGCACGTAGTTGCAATAAGCCCTTCGTGATATTTTAGAATCAGCTCCTTGTCTATTCGCGGATATTTTCCGTACAAACCTTCAATATATCCCAACGACGAAAGTTTTATCAGATTTTGATAACCTTGTGCATTTTTTGCTAAAAGCAATTGGTGATAACGTTTATCTCTTTTACCACCGGTAAATTGTTGTATATGTCTGTCTTCGGTTAAATAAAATTCGCAACCGACTATTGGTTTTATATTTGATTTGAATTTTCTGTTGTACTCTTCTGCTTTAGCCACAAACGTAAACGCTCCGAACATATTTCCATGGTCGGTTATGGCTATGGCAGGCATATTATCGGCAATAGCTTTCTGATACAGACTATCTATGTTTGAAGCTCCATCGAGTAATGAATAGAGTGTATGAACGTGTAAATGACTAAATTGCGGCATTATCCAAAAAACTTAAGTAATTATTAATACAAAAAAATGACCTGCTAAATTAGCAAAATCCGAGTTTTTTTTGGTTAATTGCCGTTTTAATTTTATCAACAATTAAGTGTACTTGTGATTGGTGGTGAGTGACGGGTGATTGGTGAGTCAATTATCAAT
The sequence above is a segment of the Lentimicrobiaceae bacterium genome. Coding sequences within it:
- the dnaE gene encoding DNA polymerase III subunit alpha, which gives rise to MPQFSHLHVHTLYSLLDGASNIDSLYQKAIADNMPAIAITDHGNMFGAFTFVAKAEEYNRKFKSNIKPIVGCEFYLTEDRHIQQFTGGKRDKRYHQLLLAKNAQGYQNLIKLSSLGYIEGLYGKYPRIDKELILKYHEGLIATTCCLAGEVPKTIIEKGPEKAEEVFKWWLSVFGEDYYVELQRHKIPQQDVVNEVLIRFAEKYNVKIIASNDSHYVEKDYAETHDILLCLNTNSNVSTPKKRDYDDDDDEIKTEGRFAFYNDEFYFKTTSEMETVFADLPQAIDNTNEIVDKVEVLNLKKDILLPNFYVPEQFNIHNDSIKVKLEGSKDEKIITATLRNQWEYLKNLTYQGAKVLYGEITDEIKQRIDYELKIIHDMGFAGYFLIVRDFIKAANEMDVMVGCGRGSAPGSVVAYCLGITLIDPLKYNLLFERFLNPERISMPDIDVDFDDKGRDKVIDYVVKKYGQNHVAQIITFGSMASKNSIKDVARVLELDLPTSNYLAKLVPDRIKEPLFDLVNKPLTLKDGDNSIEKKHGLKSSEKDSILKLREIAEYKGSDKNMLLKKKVINEAVKVEGNIKSTGIHAAGVLIAPSDLTELLPICKSKKSDMWITQFEGELNEKAGVIKMDFLAIKNLTVIKETLRMVKENYNIDIDINKIPFDDPKVYELYQKGETTGTFQFESDTMKSALRKIRPTQLEDLIAINALNRPGPMEYIDEYALRKHGIKPVTYDLPIEEKVLKETYGITVYQEQVMQLSQIIANFTRGKADSLRKAMGKKDMALLAGFKTEFMQNATNNGHDPEILEKIWNDWVNFAKYAFNKSHSTSYTYLAYQTAYLKTYYPREFMAALLTSYKDNSDKHQRNLDECKRMGINVLGPDINESGVDFTATKKGNIRYGLSAISGFGENISCAIVEERMQNGNYIDIYDLAKRVDYKVLTKGYVELLAKAGAFDSFGDIKRWQICHPDPISGRTFAETIVKFGESYQKELNSQQLSLFGDDNEEDKLTYPQAPECEPWSDKKTLSIEKDVIGIYISGHPLDKFSTAINSFCNATVSKLNDVVGQGVILNNIKLAGIIKEAYHTENKRNEGYAKIVIEDYNDSVELYIGRAEYVKHKNLLEEGAILFFNCQTYKKYKSETGEVGITVDDVKMFPDMIESAKSLTVYINILDFDQETYRKFANIIKKNKGSTLFYAQVYDPESKSTDGMFTKFKSGYKVNALNVLELLSEIPSIRVSLHS
- the trxA gene encoding thioredoxin, translating into MALEFTDSNFEELAINTDKPVIVDFWAVWCGPCRMIAPIIEEMAKEYEGKAVIGKLDVDNNPGIATRFSVRNIPTVLFIKNGEVVDKQVGAVPKSALVKKLEALL